AAATATCAAAGAAAAAGGAACTCAGTTTTTTCGTTCGTTGGTTTTATCGCGAAACCGTCGCATACCGCTCAACCAGCGATCATAGTCCGCTGTTTTGCGCTGCATGTAGGTGAGGACTTCAGGGTGAGGAAGTATGAGAAACCGTTCCTCATCCATTCCCTGGATCGTTGCATAAGATACTACATCGGGCTCTATCATGCCGTCCCATCCAGCAACTCCACCATCCGTTCCAGCAGTCATGGCGGTACGAACGGCTTGCGGACAAATAACAGAAACACGAATGCCCTGGTCATGGTGAGCGATGGCCAACGATTCAGCAAAGCCGATGGCTGCATGCTTGGTGACCGAGTAGGGGGCTGCGCCGATCTGGCTTAGCAAACCTGCAGCGGATGCTGTGTTCAATAAATAGCCGCTGCCACGTTCTATCATCTTCGGCAGGACAGCGCGGGCTGCATAAATGTGAGCCATTACGTTGATCCCCCAGATACGTTGCCAATCTTCGTTGGATGCAGATGCTGAGTGTTCGGTATCGAAGGTGCCACCTATTCCTGCGTTGGATGCAAACACATCGATACGTCCGTATTTCTTTTCAGCCTCCTCCACTACCCGGATGATATCCGCTTCGATTGACACATCTGCTCCAAAGCCGATGCCATTGACGGATTGAGCCACCTCGATAGCACCTTGTTCGTTGATATCAACTGCCACGATACCGGCCGCGCCTTCTTGATGGAAACGTTCGCAGAG
The nucleotide sequence above comes from Verrucomicrobiota bacterium. Encoded proteins:
- a CDS encoding SDR family oxidoreductase, with protein sequence MKLKDKIAIITGAASGIGKALCERFHQEGAAGIVAVDINEQGAIEVAQSVNGIGFGADVSIEADIIRVVEEAEKKYGRIDVFASNAGIGGTFDTEHSASASNEDWQRIWGINVMAHIYAARAVLPKMIERGSGYLLNTASAAGLLSQIGAAPYSVTKHAAIGFAESLAIAHHDQGIRVSVICPQAVRTAMTAGTDGGVAGWDGMIEPDVVSYATIQGMDEERFLILPHPEVLTYMQRKTADYDRWLSGMRRFRDKTNERKN